A window of Methanothrix sp. genomic DNA:
ACAACCTCAGGGTATCCGGTCATCCCGACCACATCTCCGAAGCATCTGAGCATTTTTATCTGAGCACGCGTCTCGAGGTGCGGCCCCTCTGTGCACACATAGACCCCTTCGTAGGGCTCATGCCCCTCAGCCCTGCAGGATTCCATCAGCGCAGCCCTTATCTCAGGGCAGTACGGCTCGCTCATGTCCACGTGAACCGCGCGATCCTCGTAGAATGTGGAGACCCTGGATTTCGTGAACTCTATGAAGTCGTTCGGTATCACGAAGCTTCCCGGGGGTGAGATCATCGAGCCGACTGTGTTTATGGCTATGATCCTATCAGCGCCGGTGAATGCCGCGGCGCATATTATCGCCCTGTAGTTGACGCGGTGGGGCGGAAGATGATCATCTCCATGTCTTGAAATGAAAACGATATCCCTCCCGCTGATCCTCGAGGAGAACGCTCCGACGTTTCCGTAGGGTGTGGAGATCTTGCTCTTCTCTCCACCATGTGTCAGGACCCTGCCGATGATGACCACATCAGCATGCATCGATGGAAAGAGATCTCTCAAGCATAAAGCGCTTTTGTCCGGAGCTGGTTGTCCGGATATCACCTCAGCGTCTCGAACCCGCGGCGGATGATCGCTGCCATGAGCTCGCAGCACATGATCTGCGCGCTATCTTGTGAGGATTACTCATCTTCTGAGAAGTAGTCGTGGTCGATCTTCTTGATATGAATGGATCTGACCGTATTCACCCCCACATCATTATCGATCATCAGCTCGACCAGCGTCTCGCCATCGATGAGCACGATCCTGCTATCGATCACCTTCACATAATCATATGCCTCCTCAGAGAATTGGCCTGTGGTTATGAATATGCCCTTGCGTGCATGCTTTCCCTGCAGCGCTCCAGCGAACTTCTGGATCTCCGGCCTCCCGACTGTGCCATCCCAGCGCTTGGCCTGTATGTAGACGGAATCCAGTCCGAGGCGGTCCTCCTTGATGATGCCATCTATCCCCTCATCACCGGCCCTGCCTATTGCCTGGCCCGCATCCTGGCGCGTGCCCCCATATCCCATCTTCACGAGAACATCTATCACAAGCTTCTCGAAGAACTCCGGAGAGCACTGCTTCACCATACTGAGTAGCTCTGCAGCAAGGCCCTCACGCAGCCGCTGGTATGCATCATCCAGGAGCTCCTCGGGGCTGCACACTGATGTAGCACATAATTTTGCATCGCTTTCGTGGCCAAGATCCTTATCCTTTGTTTTTATAAACTGGCTTACAAATTTATAATCTATTTTCTCTGGGTTACTCTTCAGGACATCGATGCCCTTCTGGGTTATGCGAAAATGCTTTGGCTTAGTGTATTCGAGTAAGCCTGCTTGTTTAAGGTAGACTCGCGCATAGAACATACGGTTACCGAAAATGGTCTTTTTCCCAGAAGGGAGCAATTTATTGCGCTCCTCATCCGTCAGGTTGAATCTCTTCGCCATCGCATCTAAGGCCTCACTAAATGAGTGCTCCTTCTGATCTGCGGCAAACTCCAGCAGCGGCAGCATGATTGTTTCATAATCAGGGATGGCCATTGCAACCACCTTGCATATTGAGCCATGCAGCAAAACGCCCTGCTCCGGAGGAGGTGTATGCATTGCAGATGTGACGGTGGGTATCCAGCAGCGCACACCTTTCGATCTCGATGTGGTTCTCAGTCGTATGATGCGGTTCAATTTCGGTAGCAATCCATGCTCCGTGATTCGATTGTCTGAGGATCTTAGAGTCTCACGGATCGGGAGCGCACCTGAGCGTTCTGCCTATTTTTATCTGCACGAAAGATACTCTTAATTTTTCAAGGTTTCGCCCGCTAGCGCACGCTTGAGGATCTTTCCTGTTATTGGGGTTCGATGGCTTATAGCCGCCAACCATAAGAGCACGTGGCACAGAGCGTGGTGTATGAGATGCGAGATATGCGGTGCAGAGGGGATGCCCCTTCTCAAGGTAATGCACAAAGAGCTGGGGCCCAGAAGGATATGCGAAAAGTGCTACAAGCGTGAGATCGATATGCTCGTGGAGATGAAGCGCTGCTGCTGAAGCTTGGGAGACGCTCTTCAGGCAGTGGAGCAGCAGATCCTGAGACATGAGCACATAAGGCTGCATGGAATCGCACAGCAGCGCGCCCGGCATCTGATCCAGAAAGCCTTATATCGAACAAATCCGCTACGGAATACACAGCGCGGGGGTAACCAAGCCAGGCCAACGGTGATAGACTCAAGATCTATTCTCGCAGGAGTTCAAGGGTTCAAATCCCTTCCCCCGCACTGTTTTACCGGCAGTGTCGCAAATCCGGGACCCTGACAGTGCCAGATAATTCCCCAGCAGTACGTTAAGCAGTCTACCTTCGTTGAGCGATCTCGATGGGCTATATTTGTCTGTAGACTGCAATTTCCCAGCAGGGCGAAAGATCGGCGCAGCTATCTGCTCAGTTCAGCCTCCAGATCGTGTAGTTGAGGAATGCTGCAAAGCTCACCCATAAGATGTAGGGCACAAGAAGAGCGCCAGCCTTCTGTGAGATCTCAAAGAATCTTCTCATGGTTACTATTATCGAGAGCCAGAGTGCAGCTATGACGACAAGCGCGTACAACGGCGAGCGCAGTCCGAAGAAAGCTCCGGACCACAGGATGTTCAGAAGAAGCTGAACGCCAAATGGTACCAGGGCGCCTTTCAATCTTCCAGCCTCAGGCTTCGAGTCAACTACTAGGAACAGCGATATGCCCATTAGCGTGTAGAGAATCACCCAGACAACTCCTATGAACCATCCGGGCGGTGTGTAAGGAGGTTTGACCAGCGTCGTGTACCATGTGTTGACCGATAGATCTGTGAAGTAAGATCCAACGACGCCGGCAAGCTGGCAGATTGTTATGCACACAACAAGCAGAACGGTTCTCTCTCTCATTAAAACCCCCACATTATCTGAAATTCTCGCCTTCAGGCTGGGAAACAGCGGATGCTTATCAGTTAGCTGAAGCGTGTGCGTTGCTGCACGATCCGGATAGCAGGATACACGTCAGCACACTGCTCCCATCAGACGAATGATCCTGATTCAGTCCTCCAGCCTGCAGAGCTGACAGCTGTGATGCCACTTGGGCTCAACCTGTATTCTGACAGGATTGCTCATGCTGTGCACACCTGCTTTCATATTGCGTATGACCCTGCGCACATCATCCCTATCCCGGGATGTGATCCTGCCGATCTCTGTGCCCACAATGCCATGATGTCCCTCGGTCCTCTCGATCCTGACCACTGAATACTCCTGGGCGTCCTCGCTGTCGCCGTCCCCCAGATACAGGAGATCGCCGTGGTAGAATCCGTAGCATAGGGGCCATGTGTGCTCTGTCATCGCCTTGACGAGATCATCCTCGCTATCCACCTCCATGAAGGAGAAGATACGGTCCGGGTGTTTCATCTGATGAACCTCCATCTAGATCTGACCATCGATGCGAGCTTTGGGTTCTTGAAACCCATGTATATCTCAGGATCTGTCGTGAACCCTATGAATGGATCGACAGTGCCCTCCTCCATGTTGGCCACCCATATCTGCACACCCTTCTCATCGAGAAGGCCCGCATGCTTCTGATAGAACGACATGAATGGCTCCAGGCTCTCCTCATGCGGCACGATTGCGGCCATGCCGTCGTAAAGCTCAGACGCGAGTATGCACTCCTCAACATCGAGCATGCCTATCCTGGGATAGACAAGAACCTCCAGCCTGTCCTCTCCCTTCACGAAGGTGAGCCTGCCCGGACCTCTGAGAGATAGCGAGTACCCGGCACGTGTGAGAAAATCTGCCGTCAGGTCCTCCAGGTTGGAGCGAACGAGATCCAGCAGCTCATTCCTTGATCCCTTAAATATCTCGTATGCCCTCTCGAAGTCCGGCTTGTCGTACTTTCCCGAGAGCGGGAAGTGGAAGATCCTGCCATGCATCACTATGAAGCTGTCAAGCTTTGGCGTGTCGTGAAAGACCGGATGCCCGCTCATTATGCTCGAGAATATCCCGGGCGCCGGCCTCTCCCCCACCATTCTTTTCAGTACATCCATCTCGGCATCGCTCAGACGCGCCTCGCGAACCGCCTGGTATATCCTGTGAAGAAGCTCGCATCTCGCGATTATTCCCCTCTCTTTCAGGAGAGTGTTTATCCTCTCCCCTATTAGCCCTATCCTGTCTGTCATGATCTCATAGAACCTCCTGGGGTGTAGGGGTAGCAGAAACCCCGCCATTCAGGGCGGGGAGGAGCGTACCCCACACAGATACCCCGAAATATTTTAATACAAACTGAACATATTTCTCAATACAATGCTTCAGACTCTGATGATCAGGCTCGATCCAGACGAGGAGCAGTACAGGATCCTTCTGGAGACGATGCACCGCTTCAACGAGGCCTGTAACTACATCGCAGAAGTAGCGTACTCCATCGGGAAGGCCAACAAGATCGAGGTCCATAAGGCAGTTTACTACGACGTTAGGAAGCGATTCGGTCTCTCCGCACAGCTC
This region includes:
- a CDS encoding MTAP family purine nucleoside phosphorylase encodes the protein MHADVVIIGRVLTHGGEKSKISTPYGNVGAFSSRISGRDIVFISRHGDDHLPPHRVNYRAIICAAAFTGADRIIAINTVGSMISPPGSFVIPNDFIEFTKSRVSTFYEDRAVHVDMSEPYCPEIRAALMESCRAEGHEPYEGVYVCTEGPHLETRAQIKMLRCFGDVVGMTGYPEVVLARERALCYASICLVTNTAGEGQIDIDQIVSVERKSRSALARIIERAVSRIPGQRSCRCSRALENAEL
- a CDS encoding restriction endonuclease, translated to MCSPEELLDDAYQRLREGLAAELLSMVKQCSPEFFEKLVIDVLVKMGYGGTRQDAGQAIGRAGDEGIDGIIKEDRLGLDSVYIQAKRWDGTVGRPEIQKFAGALQGKHARKGIFITTGQFSEEAYDYVKVIDSRIVLIDGETLVELMIDNDVGVNTVRSIHIKKIDHDYFSEDE
- a CDS encoding TspO/MBR family protein; amino-acid sequence: MRERTVLLVVCITICQLAGVVGSYFTDLSVNTWYTTLVKPPYTPPGWFIGVVWVILYTLMGISLFLVVDSKPEAGRLKGALVPFGVQLLLNILWSGAFFGLRSPLYALVVIAALWLSIIVTMRRFFEISQKAGALLVPYILWVSFAAFLNYTIWRLN